A single region of the Bacillus cereus genome encodes:
- a CDS encoding N-acetylmuramoyl-L-alanine amidase, giving the protein MKYRAVAAGILAASLLSSPVSSFAAGKKFSDVPTWAQESVDYLVGKKALDGKPDGTFSPSEAVDKGSAAKILAVVLGLPIDPKAKPSFKDSQDHWAAPYIAAVEKAGVISGDGTGKFNPSSQINRASMASMLVKAYSLDKKIIGELPTQFKDLEPHWGKKQANILVALGISMGTGNGWNPDGTVTRAEAAQFIAMADKNKTNTSKRMYMNRNFITYHQASLSSGITDVQHKPQMIEVTEQRGDGWLKVVTSKGEKWTPLQEKTESINEGFTTYQEASHTSTVAGTHKAQQVTVIEEKDSWIRIRMGVGFQWMDKNQLNPVKQGNFLEGKAIIIDPGHGGIDSGNPGYYEKESQTVLDVSLRLQKIFEKKTPFTVLFTRTDDTRLGTSGPDSLKKRVEFAQRNNGDIFVSIHANGSDLKNGQGTETLYYDSERARATNPNVEESRLLAEKIQKRLVKALGTKDRGAKHQDLYVTRENTMPAVLTELAFVDNKSDADKIATPEQRQSAAEAIYQGILDYYEAMGNDVSSFR; this is encoded by the coding sequence ATGAAGTATCGTGCAGTCGCGGCAGGTATTTTAGCCGCAAGTTTATTATCGTCTCCAGTTAGTAGTTTCGCAGCAGGGAAAAAGTTTTCGGATGTTCCTACATGGGCGCAGGAGTCGGTTGACTATTTAGTAGGGAAAAAAGCACTTGATGGAAAACCAGATGGAACGTTTTCTCCATCTGAAGCAGTAGATAAAGGATCAGCTGCAAAAATATTAGCGGTAGTTCTTGGTTTACCAATTGATCCAAAAGCGAAACCATCTTTTAAAGATTCGCAAGATCATTGGGCAGCACCATATATTGCTGCGGTAGAAAAAGCGGGTGTAATTAGTGGAGATGGTACTGGGAAATTTAATCCATCAAGCCAAATTAACCGTGCATCTATGGCATCTATGCTTGTAAAAGCATATTCATTAGATAAGAAAATTATTGGAGAACTTCCAACACAGTTTAAAGATTTGGAACCGCATTGGGGTAAGAAACAAGCTAATATTTTAGTAGCTTTAGGGATTTCAATGGGTACAGGAAATGGCTGGAATCCTGACGGTACTGTAACTCGTGCTGAAGCAGCTCAGTTCATCGCGATGGCAGATAAAAATAAAACAAATACATCGAAAAGAATGTATATGAATAGAAACTTTATTACATATCATCAAGCATCGTTATCATCTGGTATTACTGACGTTCAACATAAGCCGCAAATGATTGAAGTGACAGAGCAAAGAGGGGATGGATGGTTGAAGGTTGTAACAAGTAAAGGTGAGAAGTGGACGCCATTACAAGAAAAAACAGAGTCTATTAATGAAGGATTTACTACATATCAAGAAGCTTCACATACGTCTACAGTGGCAGGGACACATAAAGCACAACAAGTAACTGTTATTGAAGAAAAAGATAGCTGGATTCGTATCCGTATGGGAGTTGGTTTCCAGTGGATGGATAAAAATCAATTAAATCCAGTGAAGCAAGGTAACTTCCTAGAAGGTAAAGCGATTATTATTGATCCAGGTCATGGTGGAATTGACTCAGGGAACCCTGGTTATTATGAGAAAGAAAGTCAAACCGTATTAGATGTATCATTACGATTACAGAAAATATTTGAGAAAAAGACACCGTTTACTGTGTTATTCACTCGTACAGATGATACACGCCTGGGAACAAGTGGTCCTGATTCTCTAAAAAAACGTGTAGAATTTGCACAGCGAAATAATGGAGATATTTTTGTAAGTATCCATGCTAATGGTTCTGACTTGAAAAATGGACAAGGCACAGAAACATTATATTATGACTCAGAACGAGCAAGAGCAACGAATCCAAATGTAGAAGAGAGTCGTTTATTAGCAGAAAAAATTCAAAAACGTCTTGTGAAAGCACTTGGAACAAAAGATCGTGGTGCGAAACATCAGGACTTATACGTAACTAGAGAAAATACAATGCCAGCTGTATTAACAGAATTAGCATTTGTAGATAATAAAAGTGATGCAGATAAAATTGCTACACCAGAACAGAGACAAAGTGCAGCGGAAGCTATTTATCAAGGTATTTTAGATTACTACGAAGCAATGGGTAACGACGTATCTTCTTTCCGTTAA
- a CDS encoding TRM11 family SAM-dependent methyltransferase has product MSNYSKTPACIYTYAFREEERALCYLEMRSFFGMESHVNILKSEVKIAPSRSPFIKERVEVMYEGDDLESILEQVEQIDLAGATFKVIFVKINDLGKENKIEYGERRLIERDLGMHIEGEADVRNPERVFGIVPLGGRWYFGHYVESDPVWYHHIKKPHSYSTSLSTRVARAVANIAVPNPDGVRAIDPCCGIGTVVVEALSMGINIVGRDINPLVVLGTRKNIAHFGFEGTVTKGPIEEITENYDVAIIDMPYDLFTHATPEDQLSILSSARRIAKKVVVVTMETMDDMIHEAGFEITDRCITRKGSFSRQILVCE; this is encoded by the coding sequence TTGAGTAATTATAGTAAAACACCTGCATGTATATATACGTATGCGTTTCGAGAAGAGGAACGTGCTTTATGTTACTTGGAAATGCGTTCGTTCTTTGGGATGGAGTCTCACGTTAATATTTTGAAAAGTGAAGTCAAGATTGCTCCGAGTAGAAGTCCGTTTATTAAAGAGCGCGTTGAGGTTATGTATGAAGGGGACGACTTAGAAAGCATTTTAGAACAAGTGGAACAAATTGATTTAGCGGGAGCGACATTCAAAGTTATCTTCGTTAAAATCAATGATCTTGGTAAAGAAAATAAAATTGAATATGGGGAAAGACGCCTTATTGAACGAGACCTTGGCATGCATATTGAAGGAGAAGCTGATGTTCGTAATCCAGAGCGTGTATTCGGGATTGTTCCTCTTGGAGGACGCTGGTACTTCGGGCACTATGTAGAAAGTGATCCAGTTTGGTATCATCACATAAAAAAACCGCATAGCTATTCGACATCACTGAGCACACGTGTTGCTAGAGCTGTCGCAAATATCGCTGTACCAAACCCAGATGGAGTACGAGCAATTGACCCGTGCTGCGGAATTGGAACAGTAGTAGTAGAAGCACTTTCTATGGGGATTAACATCGTTGGTAGAGATATAAATCCACTTGTAGTTCTTGGAACGAGAAAAAACATCGCACATTTCGGATTTGAAGGAACAGTAACAAAAGGCCCAATTGAAGAAATTACTGAGAACTACGACGTCGCAATTATCGATATGCCGTACGACCTATTTACGCACGCAACACCAGAAGATCAACTCTCGATTCTTTCAAGTGCGCGCCGTATCGCAAAAAAAGTAGTCGTTGTCACGATGGAAACAATGGACGACATGATTCATGAAGCGGGATTTGAAATTACAGACCGCTGTATCACAAGAAAAGGATCATTTTCTAGACAAATTCTTGTTTGTGAATAA
- a CDS encoding YflJ family protein has protein sequence MNKNRKFSRPGTYTVQKKKGSGLMYYGTKGWYVAELKKLGVRYHEGRKLESYRGHVLRNLLIAQQEKTKEE, from the coding sequence ATGAATAAAAATAGAAAATTCTCTCGCCCAGGCACATATACTGTTCAAAAGAAAAAAGGAAGTGGTCTCATGTATTACGGAACAAAAGGCTGGTACGTAGCTGAACTTAAGAAATTAGGTGTTCGCTATCATGAAGGAAGAAAACTAGAAAGTTACCGCGGACACGTATTACGCAATTTACTAATTGCACAACAAGAGAAGACGAAAGAAGAGTAA
- a CDS encoding amino acid permease, producing MNWLAKEKKELQKDLKTRHITMISIGGVIGGGLFVGSGTIIQSTGPAAILSYIIGALMVVLVMRMLGEMAAENPDSGSFATYANKAIGPWAGYTIGWLYWFNWVIIIAIEAVLLGVMINNWFPSVPAWIASLCMVLLMTMTNVYSVKLYGEFEYWLAFIKVIAIVAFLILGVSMFFGLVPGVDRPSLSVITEHGGFFPNGIVPVLLSVVFISFSLSGSEVAAIAAGESENPEKNVIRAINSVVWRLMLFFVGSVTILVMFIPWTDKELLKLPYASLFNMAGVPAAAEIMNGVVFLSLLSVMNSGIYTSSRMLFSLAKKGDAPASFSRLNSRGTPVVAIYASIVFAFICAMLKFISPDKLFAFLANSSGGVTMLMYMFVAVSHVKLRREREREGAGKLKVKMWLFPYLTYATLLMIVTIFASQAFIEDMRMQFYMTLLATILVIISYFLRVRKLDKQKLNDFTIIKDSEVSLEEK from the coding sequence GTGAATTGGTTGGCTAAAGAGAAAAAGGAGTTACAAAAGGATTTAAAAACTCGGCATATAACAATGATTTCGATTGGCGGGGTTATCGGGGGCGGTTTGTTTGTAGGAAGTGGAACGATTATTCAATCGACGGGTCCAGCAGCGATTTTGTCCTATATTATTGGCGCTTTAATGGTTGTGCTCGTGATGCGGATGTTAGGAGAGATGGCAGCGGAAAATCCTGATAGCGGTTCTTTCGCAACGTATGCGAATAAAGCAATTGGGCCGTGGGCAGGGTATACGATTGGGTGGTTATATTGGTTTAATTGGGTCATTATTATCGCGATTGAAGCGGTGCTTTTAGGCGTGATGATTAACAATTGGTTCCCTTCAGTTCCAGCATGGATCGCGAGTTTATGTATGGTTCTTTTAATGACGATGACGAATGTATATTCAGTAAAATTGTACGGTGAGTTTGAATATTGGTTAGCGTTTATTAAAGTTATTGCGATTGTTGCGTTTTTAATTTTAGGAGTTTCAATGTTCTTTGGTCTTGTTCCAGGGGTGGATAGACCGAGTCTTTCTGTTATTACGGAGCACGGTGGTTTCTTCCCAAATGGAATTGTCCCTGTCTTACTGAGCGTTGTGTTTATTTCTTTCTCTTTATCGGGAAGCGAAGTAGCAGCGATTGCAGCCGGGGAATCGGAAAATCCAGAGAAGAATGTTATACGAGCTATTAATAGTGTTGTATGGCGCCTAATGCTTTTCTTCGTAGGTTCGGTAACGATTTTAGTTATGTTTATTCCGTGGACGGATAAGGAGTTATTAAAACTTCCGTATGCAAGTTTATTTAATATGGCAGGAGTACCTGCAGCCGCAGAAATTATGAATGGTGTTGTCTTTTTATCACTACTTTCCGTTATGAATTCAGGTATATATACGAGTTCGCGTATGTTATTTTCACTTGCTAAAAAAGGCGATGCTCCGGCTAGTTTTTCACGATTAAATAGTAGAGGGACGCCGGTTGTAGCGATCTATGCAAGTATCGTATTTGCATTTATTTGTGCGATGTTGAAATTTATATCTCCGGATAAACTGTTCGCATTTTTAGCGAATAGTTCAGGCGGGGTAACGATGCTTATGTATATGTTCGTTGCCGTTTCACATGTCAAGTTAAGGCGAGAAAGGGAAAGAGAAGGGGCTGGAAAGCTGAAAGTGAAAATGTGGTTATTCCCTTATCTCACATATGCAACGCTTTTAATGATTGTCACGATATTTGCTTCACAGGCGTTTATAGAAGATATGCGTATGCAGTTTTACATGACATTACTAGCTACGATCCTAGTAATAATAAGTTATTTTCTAAGAGTTAGAAAGTTAGATAAGCAAAAGTTGAATGATTTTACGATTATAAAAGATTCGGAAGTTAGTTTAGAAGAAAAATAA
- the gabT gene encoding 4-aminobutyrate--2-oxoglutarate transaminase gives MLKEKKDITTTKSSILHERRKNAVPEGPYNITELYVQSAKGAIITDVDGNELIDFAGGIGMQNVGHCHPKVVKAIQDQVESSIHSCFHVAPYESYITLAERLNELTPGDFKKKTMFANSGAEAVENAVKIARKATGRSAIVSFERAYHGRTLLTMSLTSKVKPYKHGFGPFASEVYKLPYPYYYRADEGLTQEEVDAQILAYFERFMLEEVASDNIAAIILEPLQGEGGFIVPTTTFMQGVRNICDKYGIIMIADEIQTGFARTGSLFAMDHFGVAPDLMTFSKSIAAGMPLSAITGRADLMDAPGPGQLGGTFSGSPAACAAALAVLDVIEEENLVKRAVEIGERMMEVFNSWKEKYELVGDVRGLGAMTAIELVKNKETKEPAAEEVKAIMKETHSKGVITISAGIYSNVLRFLPPLVITDEQLEEGLTILEAAIAKLSK, from the coding sequence ATGTTAAAAGAGAAGAAGGATATTACAACTACAAAATCTAGCATATTACATGAAAGAAGAAAAAATGCGGTGCCAGAAGGGCCTTACAATATTACAGAGTTGTATGTGCAATCAGCAAAAGGCGCGATTATTACGGATGTAGATGGTAATGAATTAATCGACTTTGCGGGCGGAATTGGTATGCAAAACGTCGGGCATTGTCATCCGAAAGTAGTAAAGGCGATTCAAGATCAAGTGGAATCTTCTATTCATAGTTGTTTTCATGTAGCGCCGTATGAAAGTTATATTACACTGGCGGAAAGACTGAATGAGTTAACGCCAGGTGATTTTAAGAAAAAAACGATGTTTGCGAATAGCGGAGCTGAAGCAGTAGAAAATGCGGTGAAGATTGCTAGAAAAGCAACTGGAAGAAGCGCGATCGTTTCGTTTGAGCGTGCATATCATGGGCGTACACTTTTGACGATGTCACTTACAAGTAAAGTGAAACCGTACAAGCATGGATTTGGGCCGTTTGCATCAGAAGTATATAAATTACCATATCCATACTATTACCGTGCTGACGAAGGGCTAACACAAGAAGAAGTAGACGCGCAAATTTTAGCGTATTTCGAACGCTTTATGTTAGAGGAAGTAGCAAGTGATAATATCGCTGCAATTATTTTGGAACCGCTTCAAGGAGAAGGTGGATTTATCGTTCCGACGACTACATTCATGCAAGGTGTCCGAAATATTTGTGATAAGTATGGAATCATTATGATTGCGGATGAAATTCAAACTGGTTTCGCTCGTACGGGCAGCTTATTTGCAATGGATCATTTCGGCGTAGCTCCAGATTTAATGACTTTCTCAAAATCAATCGCTGCTGGAATGCCGCTTAGCGCAATAACAGGAAGAGCGGATTTAATGGATGCACCTGGACCAGGTCAATTAGGTGGTACTTTCTCAGGAAGTCCGGCTGCTTGCGCGGCTGCATTAGCTGTTTTAGATGTAATCGAAGAAGAGAATTTAGTGAAGCGCGCTGTAGAAATTGGCGAGCGTATGATGGAAGTGTTTAATAGCTGGAAAGAGAAATATGAACTAGTTGGTGATGTCAGGGGCCTTGGTGCTATGACGGCAATTGAGCTTGTAAAAAATAAAGAGACGAAAGAGCCAGCAGCGGAAGAAGTTAAAGCAATTATGAAGGAAACGCATAGTAAAGGGGTCATTACGATAAGCGCCGGTATTTATAGTAACGTACTTCGATTCTTACCGCCTCTTGTTATAACAGATGAACAGCTTGAAGAAGGGCTTACTATTTTAGAAGCTGCTATTGCGAAACTATCAAAATAA
- a CDS encoding aldehyde dehydrogenase family protein — translation MKFFNYINGEWREPSTNAYVKNYNPHNGEVLGEFPFSSVEDTRVAIASAKEAFHKWQKLSFQERASYLWKAAAILKEKVNEVGRDVTNEEGKTIAEGIGETKRAISILEYYAGEANQPIGEIIPSANESTMLYSKRVAVGPVGLITPWNFPIAIPAWKMAPALIYGNTIVIKPAEVTPKSVYHLVNAFHEAGIPAGVINCVFGKGSEVGAELTGNPDIKAVSFTGSNHVGNIIQKAAVETRKKVQLEMGGKNPLVVLKDADIEKAVNIAIKGAFMSTGQKCTATSRVIVEEEIYEAFRNRLLQRTEALTVGNPLEPNTFMGPCVSKGQQQSVLSMIEVGKGEASLLYGGSVPDEAELQRGCYVLPTIFENVDVDARIAKEEIFGPVICLFKVNSYGEAVSLANDTEYGLSASICTNNLSLSQRFIDDMEVGMVHVNSETAGAEPQVPFGGMKNSSAGPREQGKAAKEFYTRIKTVYVDQV, via the coding sequence ATGAAGTTTTTCAATTATATAAACGGTGAGTGGAGAGAGCCTTCCACGAATGCATATGTGAAAAATTATAATCCGCATAACGGGGAAGTGTTAGGTGAATTCCCGTTTAGTTCAGTAGAAGATACACGAGTTGCAATTGCATCAGCGAAAGAGGCTTTTCATAAATGGCAAAAGTTATCGTTTCAAGAGAGAGCAAGTTATTTATGGAAAGCGGCAGCTATTTTAAAAGAAAAGGTAAATGAAGTTGGCCGGGATGTAACGAATGAAGAAGGAAAGACGATTGCAGAAGGAATAGGAGAGACGAAGCGAGCAATTAGCATTCTTGAATATTATGCCGGGGAAGCAAATCAGCCGATTGGAGAGATTATCCCGTCTGCTAATGAAAGTACAATGCTCTATAGTAAACGTGTGGCAGTAGGACCAGTCGGATTAATTACGCCGTGGAACTTTCCAATTGCGATTCCGGCATGGAAAATGGCGCCGGCACTTATTTACGGAAATACGATTGTCATTAAGCCGGCTGAAGTTACACCAAAATCGGTGTACCATCTCGTGAATGCTTTTCATGAGGCTGGCATTCCGGCGGGCGTTATAAATTGTGTATTCGGCAAAGGCTCTGAAGTTGGAGCAGAATTAACGGGAAACCCTGATATAAAAGCGGTATCTTTTACGGGTTCTAATCACGTTGGAAATATCATTCAGAAAGCAGCTGTTGAAACTAGGAAAAAAGTCCAATTAGAAATGGGCGGGAAAAATCCGTTAGTTGTATTAAAGGATGCTGATATTGAAAAGGCGGTAAATATTGCGATAAAAGGTGCGTTTATGTCAACGGGGCAAAAATGTACCGCAACAAGTAGAGTAATAGTCGAAGAGGAAATTTATGAAGCGTTCCGTAATCGACTATTGCAGCGCACTGAAGCTCTTACAGTTGGGAACCCGTTAGAACCTAATACATTCATGGGCCCATGTGTCTCAAAGGGGCAGCAGCAATCTGTTCTATCGATGATTGAAGTAGGAAAAGGAGAGGCTTCCTTACTGTATGGAGGTAGCGTGCCGGACGAAGCTGAACTGCAGCGAGGATGTTATGTTTTACCGACTATTTTTGAAAATGTAGATGTAGATGCACGCATTGCAAAAGAAGAGATTTTCGGTCCAGTTATATGTTTATTTAAAGTGAATAGTTATGGAGAAGCAGTTTCTTTAGCGAATGATACAGAATACGGACTAAGTGCATCGATTTGTACAAATAATTTAAGTTTATCGCAAAGGTTTATTGATGATATGGAAGTTGGAATGGTTCATGTGAATTCAGAAACTGCAGGAGCAGAACCACAAGTTCCGTTTGGTGGAATGAAAAACTCTAGTGCTGGACCGCGTGAACAAGGAAAAGCAGCGAAAGAATTTTACACGAGAATAAAGACAGTATACGTAGATCAAGTATAA
- a CDS encoding DUF3870 domain-containing protein — MRKGTFFMAGHSRLPKGMAVRSMYETLTITIEADHKYHVIIEASCTLATEHGRDFVAQMLRGHSLQDGIEEIVQDIMDHYQGKAQNAIVSAVKDLHRQYVSYLNDEQLEGEYEETTP, encoded by the coding sequence ATGCGTAAAGGGACATTTTTTATGGCAGGACATTCGAGACTTCCGAAAGGGATGGCTGTTCGCAGTATGTACGAAACATTAACGATTACAATTGAGGCAGATCATAAATATCACGTCATTATTGAAGCGTCATGTACGCTTGCGACAGAGCATGGTAGGGACTTCGTCGCTCAAATGTTGAGAGGACATAGTTTGCAAGATGGTATTGAAGAAATCGTTCAAGATATTATGGACCATTATCAAGGAAAAGCGCAAAATGCCATTGTCAGTGCGGTAAAAGATTTGCATCGCCAATATGTAAGTTATTTAAATGATGAACAGCTAGAAGGAGAGTACGAGGAAACAACACCATAA
- the glaH gene encoding glutarate dioxygenase GlaH, which produces MSIITEQNAKMKFAKKYEGYEIAPHPEHKRLYHITLNQQLLKQFFEEVKEHSEQSLQYIPYSRFNLADGMRKIFGQSFMDNIRGIIHDRETGGFTIGVQGETADPADYVKFATALTHLIGEPNFDAMTGTYYARFNVKDTDSSDSYLRQAYRLFTLHTDGTFVDEPTDWLLMMKIEEQNAVGGESRLLHLDDWEDLQKFRDHSLASVKITYKAPPSKNSQEIVYRETFFDVNNAPCICFIDQFAYPDNIEQANYLKDLSYSVENSPATHALKLPIGDLVLLNNLFWMHGRAAFEKNKDLYRELMRQRGCFSK; this is translated from the coding sequence ATGTCGATTATTACAGAACAAAATGCGAAGATGAAATTTGCAAAAAAATATGAGGGGTATGAAATTGCTCCTCATCCAGAGCATAAACGTTTATATCATATTACGCTAAACCAGCAATTGCTTAAGCAGTTCTTTGAAGAGGTAAAAGAGCATTCAGAGCAGTCACTGCAATACATTCCTTATTCTCGGTTTAATCTTGCGGATGGAATGAGAAAGATTTTTGGGCAATCATTTATGGATAACATTCGCGGCATTATTCATGACCGTGAAACGGGCGGATTTACAATTGGGGTGCAAGGTGAAACGGCAGATCCAGCAGACTACGTTAAATTTGCAACAGCATTAACACATTTAATCGGGGAGCCAAACTTTGATGCAATGACAGGAACGTATTATGCTAGATTTAATGTAAAAGATACAGATAGTAGTGATTCTTACCTTCGTCAAGCGTACCGATTGTTTACTCTTCATACGGACGGTACATTCGTTGATGAGCCGACAGATTGGCTTCTGATGATGAAAATTGAAGAGCAAAATGCAGTAGGCGGAGAATCTCGTTTACTACATTTAGACGATTGGGAAGATCTTCAGAAATTTAGAGATCATTCACTCGCATCTGTTAAAATTACGTATAAAGCACCACCAAGTAAAAATTCGCAAGAAATCGTTTATCGTGAAACGTTTTTTGATGTAAATAACGCACCGTGTATTTGCTTTATTGATCAGTTCGCTTATCCAGATAATATTGAACAAGCAAACTATTTGAAAGACTTATCATATTCTGTTGAAAATTCACCAGCAACACATGCATTGAAATTACCAATTGGGGACTTAGTTCTTTTAAACAACTTATTTTGGATGCACGGAAGAGCTGCATTTGAGAAAAATAAAGATTTATATAGAGAACTAATGCGTCAACGTGGTTGTTTTTCTAAATAA
- the lhgO gene encoding L-2-hydroxyglutarate oxidase, producing the protein MYDFIIIGGGIVGLSTGMALTKKFPRAKIAIIEKEKELAHHQTGHNSGVIHSGIYYKPGSYKAKFAKEGNAAMVQFCKENDIAYDMCGKVIVATEKEELPLLHNLYERGLQNDLRIEKIDKEELAEIEPHVKGLGAIRVPSCGIADYKGVSYAFARLIQESGGEVHLGTAAERITEKKDAVTIETNKGVFKANFLINCAGLHSDRIAKKTGILTDMKIVPFRGEYYELVPEKRHLVKHLIYPVPNPEFPFLGVHFTRMINGDVHAGPNAVLSFKREGYTKTDFDIKDFMETMTYTGFWKMAMPNMKEGIKEMVRSFSKQSFLKSLQRLIPELTEKDIVPTHAGVRAQAILSNGNMVDDFCIIPGINSLHICNAPSPAATASIKIGEEIAKQVPDVVAVRV; encoded by the coding sequence ATGTATGACTTTATAATTATTGGCGGAGGAATTGTTGGCCTTTCAACTGGAATGGCTTTAACGAAAAAATTCCCTCGTGCGAAAATCGCGATCATTGAAAAAGAAAAGGAACTTGCACATCATCAAACTGGACATAATAGCGGAGTAATTCATTCTGGAATTTATTATAAACCAGGGAGTTATAAAGCGAAGTTTGCCAAAGAAGGAAACGCAGCTATGGTTCAATTTTGTAAAGAAAATGACATCGCTTATGACATGTGCGGAAAAGTAATTGTCGCTACAGAAAAAGAAGAACTTCCTCTTTTACATAACTTATATGAAAGAGGCTTACAAAACGATTTACGTATTGAAAAAATAGATAAGGAAGAATTAGCTGAAATTGAACCTCATGTAAAAGGACTTGGGGCAATCCGTGTTCCTTCTTGCGGGATTGCTGATTATAAAGGAGTAAGTTATGCATTTGCCCGTTTGATTCAAGAAAGCGGAGGAGAAGTACATTTAGGAACAGCCGCAGAGCGTATTACTGAGAAGAAAGACGCCGTAACAATTGAGACAAACAAAGGCGTATTCAAAGCGAACTTCCTCATTAACTGCGCTGGATTACATAGCGATCGTATCGCGAAAAAGACAGGCATATTAACGGATATGAAAATCGTTCCGTTTCGTGGTGAATATTATGAACTTGTTCCAGAAAAACGTCATCTCGTAAAACATTTAATCTATCCAGTCCCAAATCCAGAATTCCCGTTTTTAGGTGTTCATTTCACAAGAATGATAAACGGAGACGTACATGCAGGACCGAACGCAGTATTAAGCTTTAAGCGAGAAGGTTATACGAAAACAGACTTTGATATTAAAGATTTCATGGAAACAATGACATACACAGGCTTCTGGAAAATGGCAATGCCAAATATGAAAGAAGGCATAAAAGAAATGGTGCGTTCATTTAGTAAACAATCATTCCTGAAAAGCTTACAGCGCTTAATACCAGAACTGACAGAAAAAGATATCGTGCCAACTCATGCAGGTGTAAGGGCACAAGCTATTTTATCAAACGGAAATATGGTTGATGACTTCTGCATTATCCCTGGCATCAATTCTCTGCACATTTGTAATGCGCCATCTCCAGCTGCAACGGCTAGTATAAAGATTGGTGAGGAGATTGCTAAGCAAGTACCGGATGTTGTGGCGGTTAGGGTTTGA
- a CDS encoding proline racemase family protein, whose product MKVSKIYTTIDAHVAGEPLRIITGGVPEIKGETQLERRAYCMEHLDHLREILMYEPRGHHGMYGCIITPPASAHADFGVLFMHNEGWSTMCGHGIIAVITVGIETGMFEATGEKQKFIIDSPAGEVIAYAKFNGSEVESVSFENVPSFVYKKDVPIKIDNYEFQVDIAFGGAFYAVVDSKEFGLKVDFKDLPAIQTWGGKIKHYIESQMEVKHPLEEGLKGIYGVIFSDEPKGKDASLRNVTIFADGQVDRSPCGTGTSARIATLFEKDALQKGEIFIHECITDGQFEGEVLSLTEVDKYEAVVPKVTGNAFITGFHQFVVDPRDVLNRGFLIG is encoded by the coding sequence ATGAAGGTTAGTAAAATATACACAACAATTGATGCGCACGTAGCTGGGGAACCGCTTCGAATTATTACGGGCGGCGTGCCAGAAATAAAGGGAGAAACGCAGCTAGAAAGACGTGCATACTGTATGGAACATTTGGATCATCTTCGCGAAATTCTTATGTACGAACCGAGAGGCCATCACGGCATGTACGGTTGTATCATTACACCGCCTGCAAGTGCTCACGCTGATTTTGGCGTACTATTTATGCACAATGAAGGCTGGAGTACGATGTGCGGTCACGGGATTATTGCTGTTATTACAGTAGGAATTGAAACAGGTATGTTTGAAGCGACAGGTGAAAAACAGAAGTTCATTATTGATAGTCCTGCTGGGGAAGTCATTGCGTACGCAAAATTTAATGGTAGCGAGGTAGAATCCGTATCGTTTGAAAATGTTCCTTCATTTGTATACAAAAAAGACGTTCCTATTAAAATAGATAACTATGAATTTCAAGTAGATATCGCGTTTGGCGGAGCATTTTATGCTGTAGTGGATAGTAAAGAGTTTGGTTTGAAAGTTGATTTCAAAGACTTACCTGCTATTCAAACGTGGGGCGGTAAAATTAAACATTATATTGAGAGCCAAATGGAAGTTAAGCATCCACTTGAAGAAGGGTTAAAAGGAATATACGGTGTTATTTTTTCAGATGAACCGAAAGGAAAAGACGCTAGCTTACGAAATGTAACGATCTTCGCTGACGGGCAAGTAGACCGTTCCCCTTGTGGCACAGGAACTTCCGCAAGAATCGCAACCCTTTTTGAAAAAGATGCCTTACAAAAAGGAGAGATTTTCATCCACGAATGCATTACTGACGGCCAATTTGAAGGAGAAGTATTATCTTTAACAGAGGTAGATAAATATGAAGCAGTCGTTCCGAAAGTAACGGGGAATGCGTTTATTACAGGATTCCATCAGTTCGTTGTAGACCCGAGAGATGTGTTGAATCGGGGGTTTTTAATAGGATAA